In Thermobaculum terrenum ATCC BAA-798, one genomic interval encodes:
- a CDS encoding helix-turn-helix domain-containing protein: MSIKVTQKVWRAADRLRGNDMLLLLALADYANDHGECWPSVRTLAARMGLCERTIYKLISRAVRAGYITVVSGGGKGRSNRYRLMLEVIAGEHEAQATNPERSDRVSGVQTLNAQTGFTSPNPEHSDRVCSPQTLNAGTPNPERSDTQTLNACAGKPSNINRQNNRQDINPPYPPQQAVRATTSSQQQVGRPTQLEAARNQENMPAGRREHGPLVVALHNLLEEHLPRIAQHLHGRPAWWRDDHTLVLEVATTWAASLVTSDIRRELAALVSWHSGRQVQVEVTSPGGGMELAPAEYLRMRVQQRWRELGLAPA, translated from the coding sequence ATGAGCATCAAGGTCACCCAGAAGGTATGGCGAGCCGCCGACAGGCTCAGAGGCAACGACATGCTCCTGCTGCTGGCGCTGGCCGACTATGCCAACGACCACGGCGAGTGCTGGCCAAGCGTGCGCACGCTCGCCGCCCGCATGGGCCTCTGCGAGCGCACCATCTACAAGCTCATCTCCCGCGCCGTCCGGGCGGGCTACATCACCGTCGTGTCCGGGGGAGGCAAGGGCCGCAGCAACCGCTACAGGCTCATGCTGGAGGTCATCGCCGGTGAGCACGAGGCACAGGCCACAAACCCTGAACGCTCAGACAGGGTTTCCGGCGTCCAAACCCTGAACGCCCAGACAGGGTTTACCTCTCCAAACCCTGAACACTCGGACAGGGTTTGCAGTCCTCAAACCCTGAACGCTGGGACACCAAACCCTGAACGATCGGACACTCAAACCCTGAACGCGTGTGCAGGGAAACCGTCAAATATTAACCGTCAAAATAACCGTCAAGATATTAACCCCCCTTACCCCCCACAGCAAGCTGTGAGGGCTACCACCTCCTCCCAGCAACAGGTCGGCAGACCCACCCAGTTGGAGGCAGCCCGTAACCAGGAAAATATGCCCGCCGGCCGGCGCGAGCACGGGCCGCTGGTGGTGGCGCTGCACAACCTGCTGGAGGAGCACCTGCCGCGGATCGCCCAGCACCTGCACGGCCGGCCCGCTTGGTGGCGCGACGACCACACGCTCGTCCTGGAGGTGGCCACAACCTGGGCGGCAAGCCTGGTCACCAGCGACATCCGCCGCGAGCTCGCCGCGCTCGTCAGCTGGCACTCAGGCAGGCAGGTCCAGGTGGAGGTGACGAGTCCCGGTGGGGGCATGGAGCTGGCTCCCGCGGAGTACCTGCGGATGCGCGTGCAGCAGCGGTG